From one Solanum lycopersicum chromosome 12, SLM_r2.1 genomic stretch:
- the LOC101255967 gene encoding uncharacterized protein isoform X4: protein MPKIEQHVQTLSEAREEDKYHTQKLKSELENCSQEIGDIFGFCCLDSSKMLMGRVLDSPKAVIFGESTQDQLNLRNEEMDSLSKCVCSLQLKLANLENMEEEVTRLREELEMSNAERLYLLQQLENRELETEGSALCIERLEESVASIGLEHQFEIESIKLDLITMEQNYFKAKKSQDETAQDNAMMNELIHDLQLQIYDAEKVIESLEKENVNLREQLQTSEMNARTFSEKVEELFRGLIPNNDDSSSSKEDASASSCCGDILGPLLIKLASLGPSDVDLTDKRKIMAGQIQNNESLVKQLKEELIMEKLKAKEESEDLAQEMAELRYQMTGLLEEERKRRACVEQLSLQRIAELEAQVEKERMKSFTEEDQSKSITVFRHVSEA from the exons AAAATAGAACAGCATGTACAGACATTATCTGAGGCCCGAGAAGAAGACAAATATCACACCCAGAAGCTGAAAAGTGAGCTGGAGAACTGTTCCCAAGAGATAG GTGATATCTTTGGCTTTTGTTgcttggactcttcaaaaatgttgatGGGGCGTGTATTAGATTCTCCAAAAGCAGTTATTTTTGGAGAGTCGACACAG GATCAGCTGAATTTGAGGAATGAAGAGATGGATTCTCTGAGTAAGTGTGTATGCAGCCTTCAATTGAAACTTGCAAACCTTGAAAACATGGAAGAAGAGGTTACAAGGTTAAGGGAAGAGTTGGAAATGTCAAATGCTGAACGGTTATATTTGTTGCAGCAATTGGAAAACAGAGAGTTAGAGACAGAGGGTTCAGCTTTGTGCATAGAGAGACTAGAGGAGTCAGTAGCATCCATAGGTCTAGAGCATCAATTCGAAATAGAGAGTATAAAGCTTGATTTGATAACCATGGAGCAGAATTATTTCAAAGCTAAGAAATCCCAGGATGAAACTGCTCAAGATAATGCTATGATGAACGAGCTTATTCATGACCTCCAACTTCAAATTTATGATGCAGAAAAAGTTATCGAAAGTTTGGAAAAGGAAAATGTAAATCTTAGGGAACAACTCCAGACGTCTGAAATGAATGCCAGAACATTTTCTGAAAAAGTAGAGGAGCTATTTCGTGGTTTGATACCGAACAATGATGACAGCTCCTCAAGTAAAGAAGATGCCAGTGCTTCTAG CTGCTGTGGTGACATTTTGGGTCCACTCCTTATCAAACTGGCTTCTCTAGGGCCATCAGATGTCGACTTGACTGACAAGAGGAAGATAATGGCAGGTCAAATACAGAATAATGAATCACTTGTAAAGCAGCTTAAG GAAGAGCTGATAATGGAAAAGCTAaaagccaaagaagaatcaGAGGATTTAGCTCAAGAAATGGCTGAGCTGCGGTATCAGATGACTGGGTTGCTGGAAGAAGAACGGAAACGTCGTGCATGTGTTGAACAATTATCATTACAAAGAATAGCCGAGTTAGAAGCACAG GTTGAAAAAGAAAGGATGAAATCCTTCACTGAAGAAGATCAAAGTAAATCTATCACTGTTTTCAGACATGTCAGTGAAGCATAA
- the LOC101255967 gene encoding uncharacterized protein isoform X5, translating to MPKIEQHVQTLSEAREEDKYHTQKLKSELENCSQEIDYLQDQLNLRNEEMDSLSKCVCSLQLKLANLENMEEEVTRLREELEMSNAERLYLLQQLENRELETEGSALCIERLEESVASIGLEHQFEIESIKLDLITMEQNYFKAKKSQDETAQDNAMMNELIHDLQLQIYDAEKVIESLEKENVNLREQLQTSEMNARTFSEKVEELFRGLIPNNDDSSSSKEDASASSCCGDILGPLLIKLASLGPSDVDLTDKRKIMAGQIQNNESLVKQLKEELIMEKLKAKEESEDLAQEMAELRYQMTGLLEEERKRRACVEQLSLQRIAELEAQVEKERMKSFTEEDQSKSITVFRHVSEA from the exons AAAATAGAACAGCATGTACAGACATTATCTGAGGCCCGAGAAGAAGACAAATATCACACCCAGAAGCTGAAAAGTGAGCTGGAGAACTGTTCCCAAGAGATAG ACTACCTGCAGGATCAGCTGAATTTGAGGAATGAAGAGATGGATTCTCTGAGTAAGTGTGTATGCAGCCTTCAATTGAAACTTGCAAACCTTGAAAACATGGAAGAAGAGGTTACAAGGTTAAGGGAAGAGTTGGAAATGTCAAATGCTGAACGGTTATATTTGTTGCAGCAATTGGAAAACAGAGAGTTAGAGACAGAGGGTTCAGCTTTGTGCATAGAGAGACTAGAGGAGTCAGTAGCATCCATAGGTCTAGAGCATCAATTCGAAATAGAGAGTATAAAGCTTGATTTGATAACCATGGAGCAGAATTATTTCAAAGCTAAGAAATCCCAGGATGAAACTGCTCAAGATAATGCTATGATGAACGAGCTTATTCATGACCTCCAACTTCAAATTTATGATGCAGAAAAAGTTATCGAAAGTTTGGAAAAGGAAAATGTAAATCTTAGGGAACAACTCCAGACGTCTGAAATGAATGCCAGAACATTTTCTGAAAAAGTAGAGGAGCTATTTCGTGGTTTGATACCGAACAATGATGACAGCTCCTCAAGTAAAGAAGATGCCAGTGCTTCTAG CTGCTGTGGTGACATTTTGGGTCCACTCCTTATCAAACTGGCTTCTCTAGGGCCATCAGATGTCGACTTGACTGACAAGAGGAAGATAATGGCAGGTCAAATACAGAATAATGAATCACTTGTAAAGCAGCTTAAG GAAGAGCTGATAATGGAAAAGCTAaaagccaaagaagaatcaGAGGATTTAGCTCAAGAAATGGCTGAGCTGCGGTATCAGATGACTGGGTTGCTGGAAGAAGAACGGAAACGTCGTGCATGTGTTGAACAATTATCATTACAAAGAATAGCCGAGTTAGAAGCACAG GTTGAAAAAGAAAGGATGAAATCCTTCACTGAAGAAGATCAAAGTAAATCTATCACTGTTTTCAGACATGTCAGTGAAGCATAA
- the LOC101255967 gene encoding uncharacterized protein isoform X1: protein MLMGRVLDSPKAVIFGESTQDQLNLRNEEMDSLSKCVCSLQLKLANLENMEEEVTRLREELEMSNAERLYLLQQLENRELETEGSALCIERLEESVASIGLEHQFEIESIKLDLITMEQNYFKAKKSQDETAQDNAMMNELIHDLQLQIYDAEKVIESLEKENVNLREQLQTSEMNARTFSEKVEELFRGLIPNNDDSSSSKEDASASSCCGDILGPLLIKLASLGPSDVDLTDKRKIMAGQIQNNESLVKQLKEELIMEKLKAKEESEDLAQEMAELRYQMTGLLEEERKRRACVEQLSLQRIAELEAQVEKERMKSFTEEDQSKSITVFRHVSEA from the exons atgttgatGGGGCGTGTATTAGATTCTCCAAAAGCAGTTATTTTTGGAGAGTCGACACAG GATCAGCTGAATTTGAGGAATGAAGAGATGGATTCTCTGAGTAAGTGTGTATGCAGCCTTCAATTGAAACTTGCAAACCTTGAAAACATGGAAGAAGAGGTTACAAGGTTAAGGGAAGAGTTGGAAATGTCAAATGCTGAACGGTTATATTTGTTGCAGCAATTGGAAAACAGAGAGTTAGAGACAGAGGGTTCAGCTTTGTGCATAGAGAGACTAGAGGAGTCAGTAGCATCCATAGGTCTAGAGCATCAATTCGAAATAGAGAGTATAAAGCTTGATTTGATAACCATGGAGCAGAATTATTTCAAAGCTAAGAAATCCCAGGATGAAACTGCTCAAGATAATGCTATGATGAACGAGCTTATTCATGACCTCCAACTTCAAATTTATGATGCAGAAAAAGTTATCGAAAGTTTGGAAAAGGAAAATGTAAATCTTAGGGAACAACTCCAGACGTCTGAAATGAATGCCAGAACATTTTCTGAAAAAGTAGAGGAGCTATTTCGTGGTTTGATACCGAACAATGATGACAGCTCCTCAAGTAAAGAAGATGCCAGTGCTTCTAG CTGCTGTGGTGACATTTTGGGTCCACTCCTTATCAAACTGGCTTCTCTAGGGCCATCAGATGTCGACTTGACTGACAAGAGGAAGATAATGGCAGGTCAAATACAGAATAATGAATCACTTGTAAAGCAGCTTAAG GAAGAGCTGATAATGGAAAAGCTAaaagccaaagaagaatcaGAGGATTTAGCTCAAGAAATGGCTGAGCTGCGGTATCAGATGACTGGGTTGCTGGAAGAAGAACGGAAACGTCGTGCATGTGTTGAACAATTATCATTACAAAGAATAGCCGAGTTAGAAGCACAG GTTGAAAAAGAAAGGATGAAATCCTTCACTGAAGAAGATCAAAGTAAATCTATCACTGTTTTCAGACATGTCAGTGAAGCATAA